From the genome of Pirellulales bacterium:
GGACGTACACTCTGCGGCGCCAGCTTGAAGACCTTGGGCAAGCACTTTGGCGGTCGCGACCACACCACGGTGTTGCATAGCTTCCGTCAATTGCAAAGCCGCTTGTCTTCTGATTCCGAATTAAACAACGCGGTCGATCATTTACAGCAAGTGCTGACCAAACGTGCGTCATAATCTGATTTTGGTTTTGAACAATTGGGGATAATTGGTTGGATAGTTGTCGACGGTAAAGATGACATCGTGCGTCATCGACCTCCAAAACCTTCGCGATAAATTTTTGTTTAGAACCTTTGGTCGATACAACATTCGACCAACACAAAATCTACATGCTTTCAACATCGTCGAGATGACGCCTGATTCGCGGTTTCCTTCGATCACCACAACCAACTGTCTTCCAATTGCACACGCGTATCAACACTCTCGTTTATCTACCTACTAGTTCTACTGATTGAAAAGAATCCTTAAACTGATAAAACACATGGTTCAACTCACTCCATAAAGTCGAATCCCTAGAAGTACAAAGTTACAGGCGGCACGAGTATGAAAATCAGCTTTGAACGGGAAAAACTTCACGCTGCGTTCCAAACAGCGGCTAGCGTGGCCCCAGCCCGCAGTCCTAAGCCCATATTGCAAAATATAAAGCTGGAAGTTGCCGGCGATGCTGCGACCATCATGGCCACAGACCTGGAAGTGGGCATTCGTATCAGCGTGCCGGGAGTCACTGTGGATACACCCGGCAGCACAGTGTTGCCCATAGCTCGCTTTGGCCCAATTTTGCGTGAATGCACGGATGAAAAACTGCACTTGGAAAGCGATCCGCAAGGCACCTTAGTTCGCGGCGACCGGAGTGAATGGAAATTGCCGGGCGAAAATCCCGACGAGTTTCCCAATGTCACCTCCTTTAAGGAGGAAAAATTTCACGAATTGGCGGCGCGGTTGTTTCGAGAAATGGTGCGACGCACGGTTTTCGCTACCGACAACGAAAGCAGCCGCTACGCGCTGGGCGGCGTGCTGTTGGAAATGGAGGGAGACAAAATCATCGCCGTCGGCACCGATGGCCGCCGGCTGGCTAAAATGGAAGGGCCGGCACACGCGGTAAACGGCCATCAAACCGCCAACCAAACCACCATCGTGCCCACCCGGGCTATGAATTTGCTGGAGCGGGCCATCGTCGATGGTGATGGCGAAGTGCAAATTTCGGCCCGCGCAAACGATATTTTAGTCCGCAGTCCGCGCTTCACAATTTATTCGCGGTTGGTGGAAGGGCGTTTTCCCAAATGGCGCGATGTCTTTCCACGCCGCAGCGATGTCGTAAAAACCGAATTGGCCGTGGGCCCGTTTTACGCGGCAGTTCGCCAGGCGGCCATCGCCACCAGTGAGGAAAGCCGCGGCATTGATTTTTGCTTCGAAAACGGTTTGTTGGTCCTGGCCGGCCGTGCCGCCGACGTAGGGCAATCCCGCGTCGAATTGCCCATCGCCTACAACGGACCGAAAATTTCCATCACGCTGGATCCGCGCTTTGTGACCGATTTCCTCCGCGTGCTCGATCCGGAAAAAACATTCACCCTGGAGTTGAAGGATTCCGACAGCGCGGCCGTGTGCACCACCAGCGATGGCTACGGTTACGTCATCATGCCGCTGGCGCGCGATCGGTAACGCACCGCATGGCTCAGCCCAAGCAAATTGGCGACGTGTTGGCGCAGTTGATTGCCCGACGCGGCTATGCTCGGGAGCAGTCGACGGCGGCGCTGGAAGCAGCGTGGCGCGAGGCTGCCGGCGGGCAATTTGCCGCCGTCACCAGGGCCGGCATCGTGCGGCGCGGCACGTTGGAGGTGATCGTATCCAATAACTTATTGGCCCAAGAGTTGGGCTTTCGAGAGGACGAGCTGATCGGTCGGCTACGGCAACTTTCGCCGGAAACAAAAATCATCAAAATCCGTTTTCGCGTAGGGAGCGTTCGTTAATCATCAATCCGCCCAGGCGCACAGACACGAGAGAACATCGAGGTAAAATTTTGGATTTATGATCGGGAAATTCAGCGGACCGATTGCATCTGCCTTCAAATCCTGCTTTTGCCTTCTCCGTGCCTCGGTGTCTCCGCGGTGAATTAACATCAGAAAGTTCGACTTCAACAATGCCTGACGAAACTTCCAAAACCGTTGATGCCGCCGTCGCTCGAGCGGCCGCCGCCACCGAAAAATACACCGCCGAAGACCTGGAGCACTTGTCCGATCTCCAGCACGTGCGCGAACGTTTCGGCATGTACATCGGCGACAACACCACTCGCGGACTGCACCACCTGGTGTACGAAGTGGTCGATAACTCCATCGACGAGGCTATGGCCGGCTTTGCCCACAATGTGCGGGTCACCATTAACAACGACGGCTCGGTGGCGGTGGAAGACGACGGCCGCGGCATTCCCGTCGAAACGCACGAACAGCTCAGCCAGGAAATGGGACGCGACGTCTCCACGCTGGAAGGCGTCATGACGGTCCTCAAGTTCGGCGGCAAATTCAAAAAAGGAGCTTATCAAACCTCCGGCGGCTTGCACGGCGTGGGCGTCACC
Proteins encoded in this window:
- the dnaN gene encoding DNA polymerase III subunit beta; amino-acid sequence: MKISFEREKLHAAFQTAASVAPARSPKPILQNIKLEVAGDAATIMATDLEVGIRISVPGVTVDTPGSTVLPIARFGPILRECTDEKLHLESDPQGTLVRGDRSEWKLPGENPDEFPNVTSFKEEKFHELAARLFREMVRRTVFATDNESSRYALGGVLLEMEGDKIIAVGTDGRRLAKMEGPAHAVNGHQTANQTTIVPTRAMNLLERAIVDGDGEVQISARANDILVRSPRFTIYSRLVEGRFPKWRDVFPRRSDVVKTELAVGPFYAAVRQAAIATSEESRGIDFCFENGLLVLAGRAADVGQSRVELPIAYNGPKISITLDPRFVTDFLRVLDPEKTFTLELKDSDSAAVCTTSDGYGYVIMPLARDR
- a CDS encoding DUF721 domain-containing protein; its protein translation is MAQPKQIGDVLAQLIARRGYAREQSTAALEAAWREAAGGQFAAVTRAGIVRRGTLEVIVSNNLLAQELGFREDELIGRLRQLSPETKIIKIRFRVGSVR